A stretch of Paenibacillus mucilaginosus 3016 DNA encodes these proteins:
- a CDS encoding ABC transporter ATP-binding protein — protein sequence MGNTIKAARTETGGAGRQPQAAPLIELRGASKTFGGDPALHPVDLSLALGEFTAVLGPSGCGKTTLLRLLAGFEAPSSGEIRMNGTLVAGGGVLVPPEQRGLGMVFQHFALWPHMTVAEHIRFPLRHNRHQEPAASREERVREVMEALGLSALADRRPHQLSGGQKQRVALGRAIAPRPRLLLMDEPLSALDALLRVEMRREIQEAHRLSGAAVVYVTHDQGEALAMADRVIVMNQGRIEQAGPPEEVYMRPETPFTARFVSKANLVEGSWEEGGFRPRAGGSAELWACEEPPPAFRQHGVMPVRPGELMLGFAGGGGIPGRVTAAQFQGSEYHYYVDTGTEVWEIHATDRFALGSHVTVYWGGGNSFPQA from the coding sequence ATGGGAAATACGATAAAGGCCGCCCGAACGGAAACGGGAGGGGCCGGAAGGCAGCCCCAGGCAGCTCCTCTGATCGAGCTGCGGGGCGCCTCCAAGACGTTCGGCGGCGATCCGGCGCTGCATCCGGTCGACCTGAGCCTGGCGCTGGGCGAATTCACGGCGGTGCTCGGTCCTTCCGGCTGCGGCAAAACGACGCTGCTGCGCCTGCTCGCCGGCTTCGAGGCCCCGAGCTCCGGCGAGATTCGGATGAACGGGACGCTTGTCGCCGGAGGCGGCGTGCTCGTGCCGCCGGAGCAGAGAGGCCTCGGCATGGTGTTCCAGCACTTCGCGCTCTGGCCGCACATGACGGTGGCCGAGCATATCCGGTTTCCGCTGCGGCACAACCGGCATCAGGAGCCGGCGGCCTCCCGCGAGGAGCGGGTCCGCGAAGTGATGGAGGCGCTCGGCCTCTCGGCCCTGGCGGACCGCCGGCCGCATCAGCTCTCCGGCGGCCAGAAGCAGCGGGTGGCGCTCGGACGCGCGATTGCGCCCCGCCCCCGGCTGCTGCTGATGGACGAGCCGCTGAGCGCGCTCGATGCCCTGCTCCGGGTGGAGATGCGCCGGGAGATCCAGGAGGCGCACCGGCTGAGCGGGGCCGCGGTCGTATACGTGACCCACGATCAGGGAGAGGCGCTGGCCATGGCCGACCGGGTGATCGTGATGAACCAGGGGCGGATCGAGCAGGCGGGCCCTCCCGAGGAAGTGTACATGCGCCCGGAGACTCCGTTCACCGCCCGGTTCGTCTCGAAGGCGAACCTGGTGGAGGGCAGCTGGGAAGAGGGCGGGTTCCGGCCGCGGGCGGGAGGCTCGGCGGAGCTGTGGGCCTGCGAGGAGCCGCCGCCTGCCTTCCGGCAGCACGGGGTGATGCCGGTCCGGCCGGGCGAGCTGATGCTGGGCTTCGCTGGCGGAGGCGGCATACCGGGCCGGGTGACCGCCGCCCAGTTCCAGGGCAGTGAATACCACTATTACGTCGACACGGG